The proteins below come from a single Parazoarcus communis genomic window:
- a CDS encoding site-specific integrase, whose translation MNSREEIMSLLAPLARMMRIPDDLVGILVVARRLAPVLRSLMFVIDKQHKDLLSQSVSALEQIIDAESCVLQYFPDASGGGQKTLKGYYTSHPHYCVFWHYCADTEIVQQYGALLASMFPVQIKLERDRALIQTAPTAAYMVGLSLRQLTDRPDEALRAFLYKLSTEPMHPQALLADFDTHMHKLGLKPQVTGELRNLGYLHRALQWFETGTWEVHGHGWTGGKAKTHKAGRHGAIGGSEATRAISRTLESDDAMPDIDVTQFADDEGLSHKGDRDQDFSPPEDAPTRGMLLTVPPRAASAANRADRRTLARNVARYTAQAITLANQQLPITHATLSGFEMDLMLALIGDMCSEDWREIREADRPLVAAWAACRLFLSRTPEAVKALEVRNARTAKRNSSRVPSNMVWMRATARIWLPVESPRHVAPRIEGDSPMRTLPAAKGFDLELPPALANTLGQLAPAGEQLFQRSYEPEFAQLLAGLNKTRGTNLNPERVGRLIAKFMAQLGGYDRVFEFYFRGMPPNQHNPCVYSGVPVSRLQSLHANACSHLYRLAGRPPPSTASISPTSARALGLMHVGSLHVPTRTSVRTTVLTAIDAVATLASEPGAMFIERHNAYTAYCAFFLLATTGLRGVSSLLPASFDIDPGTGLCFISDKDNERYERSRIVWIHPMLLDQLNAYGDHVTRLRQYLALTNPEGIDHLDARERLAPLSSHASPDRNRDIELIDATIPTLFLLSKQNSKLTPTFPADLQHLLGTTWQLRIGALRHFFRTEMLHLGVPGPVINATLGHAERGEGPWDRFSSLPPLQWQRLAGAAITKICDASGFRVLSSPLLRSV comes from the coding sequence ATGAATAGCCGCGAGGAGATTATGAGCCTACTTGCGCCACTCGCCCGCATGATGCGGATCCCAGATGACCTGGTCGGGATTCTGGTCGTAGCCAGGCGACTTGCTCCTGTATTGCGGTCACTCATGTTCGTGATTGATAAACAGCACAAGGACCTGCTAAGCCAAAGCGTGTCAGCGCTTGAGCAGATCATCGATGCCGAATCCTGCGTCCTGCAGTATTTTCCGGACGCATCCGGAGGCGGCCAAAAAACCCTCAAAGGTTACTACACGTCCCACCCCCACTATTGCGTCTTCTGGCACTACTGTGCGGACACTGAGATTGTGCAACAGTACGGTGCACTACTCGCATCAATGTTCCCCGTTCAGATCAAGCTTGAGCGAGACCGAGCGCTCATCCAGACTGCTCCCACCGCTGCCTACATGGTCGGCCTCAGTCTGCGCCAACTGACTGATCGGCCGGACGAAGCGTTGCGTGCATTTCTCTACAAACTCTCCACTGAGCCGATGCATCCGCAGGCGCTACTCGCGGACTTCGACACCCACATGCACAAACTGGGACTTAAACCACAGGTGACCGGGGAACTGAGGAATCTTGGATATTTGCACCGGGCACTGCAATGGTTTGAGACTGGCACTTGGGAGGTGCACGGCCACGGCTGGACCGGCGGCAAAGCCAAAACGCACAAGGCTGGCCGGCATGGCGCCATCGGCGGGTCTGAAGCCACTCGTGCCATCTCGCGCACGCTTGAATCAGACGACGCCATGCCTGATATCGACGTCACGCAGTTCGCCGACGATGAGGGCTTGAGCCATAAAGGCGACCGTGACCAAGACTTCTCTCCTCCGGAGGATGCACCGACGCGAGGCATGCTGCTCACCGTTCCGCCACGGGCAGCCTCTGCAGCCAACAGAGCCGACCGTCGCACACTGGCACGCAATGTTGCACGTTACACTGCCCAGGCCATCACCTTGGCGAACCAACAACTCCCCATCACCCATGCTACGCTGTCCGGGTTCGAGATGGATCTGATGCTGGCTCTGATCGGTGACATGTGCTCCGAGGACTGGCGAGAAATCCGCGAAGCCGACAGACCGCTCGTGGCCGCCTGGGCAGCATGCCGGCTGTTCTTGTCAAGAACGCCGGAAGCTGTAAAAGCGCTGGAGGTCAGAAATGCGCGCACAGCGAAACGCAACTCGTCCCGTGTTCCGTCCAATATGGTCTGGATGCGAGCAACTGCGCGTATCTGGCTTCCCGTCGAATCTCCGAGGCATGTAGCACCGCGTATCGAGGGCGATTCGCCAATGCGAACCCTGCCCGCAGCCAAAGGCTTCGACCTTGAGCTACCGCCTGCACTTGCAAACACACTGGGCCAGCTTGCGCCTGCGGGGGAGCAGCTATTTCAACGATCTTACGAACCCGAATTTGCACAGCTGCTCGCAGGCCTCAACAAAACGCGCGGAACGAATCTAAACCCGGAACGCGTCGGGCGTTTGATTGCCAAGTTCATGGCCCAACTCGGCGGGTACGACCGCGTGTTCGAATTCTACTTTCGCGGCATGCCACCTAATCAGCATAATCCTTGTGTGTACTCGGGCGTCCCTGTGAGTCGCCTCCAGAGCCTTCATGCAAATGCCTGCTCCCACCTCTACCGACTCGCCGGACGGCCGCCGCCTTCCACCGCATCGATATCACCTACAAGCGCTCGTGCGCTTGGCTTGATGCATGTTGGCTCGCTACACGTACCAACACGCACGAGCGTGCGCACTACCGTCCTCACCGCCATCGATGCCGTGGCGACGCTCGCATCGGAACCCGGGGCGATGTTCATCGAAAGACATAACGCCTACACGGCCTATTGCGCGTTTTTCCTGCTCGCAACAACGGGGCTGCGCGGCGTATCGAGCCTGCTGCCTGCCAGCTTCGACATCGACCCTGGGACGGGCCTGTGCTTCATCAGCGACAAGGATAACGAGCGCTACGAACGATCACGAATCGTCTGGATCCATCCGATGCTCCTCGATCAACTCAACGCATACGGCGATCACGTGACGCGCCTTCGGCAGTATCTTGCCCTCACCAACCCGGAAGGCATCGATCACCTCGATGCCCGCGAGCGGCTTGCCCCCTTGTCCTCGCATGCGAGCCCGGATCGGAACCGGGATATTGAACTTATCGACGCCACCATCCCCACCCTGTTCCTTTTGAGCAAACAAAACAGCAAGCTCACGCCAACCTTCCCGGCAGATCTTCAACACCTACTCGGCACCACCTGGCAACTACGTATCGGAGCACTTCGCCATTTCTTCCGAACAGAGATGCTTCACCTTGGCGTTCCGGGTCCGGTAATCAACGCGACGCTGGGGCATGCCGAGCGTGGCGAGGGACCTTGGGATCGATTCAGTTCGCTCCCGCCCCTGCAATGGCAACGCCTGGCCGGCGCGGCCATTACCAAAATATGTGACGCATCGGGCTTTCGGGTTCTTTCCAGTCCGCTCTTGCGCAGCGTTTGA
- a CDS encoding iron-containing alcohol dehydrogenase, with protein sequence MAQIRYLNTMELEAGALRHLATGCASIGMKRPLLVTDAGVRAAGLVDRALDELRGVEHVAVFDATPSNPTEAAVREALAVAREHKCDGLIALGGGSSIDCAKGTAIAATHEGPLSRYATIEGGSPLITDRVWPVIAIPTTAGTGSEVARGAIVIVEDGRKLGFHSWHLMPKLAILDPDLTLGLPPSLTAATGMDAIAHCMEAFMAPAFNPPADGIALDGLERGWANIATATLDGGNVEARLQMMSASMQGGLAFQKGLGCVHSLSHSLGGVNPGLHHGTLNAMFLPAVIQFNAQAESVVRERRLERMAAAMGLGQMQSAEHAAHALGETIKAMNRQLGLPSGLAAMGVEIGCFNRVIDGALADHCHKLNPRLASADDYRHMLHASM encoded by the coding sequence ATGGCCCAGATTCGATACCTCAACACGATGGAGCTTGAAGCCGGCGCACTGCGGCACCTTGCGACCGGCTGTGCAAGCATCGGCATGAAGCGTCCACTGCTTGTGACCGATGCAGGCGTTCGCGCCGCGGGACTGGTCGACCGCGCGCTTGATGAGCTCAGAGGCGTCGAGCATGTGGCCGTTTTCGACGCTACACCGTCCAACCCGACGGAGGCCGCCGTGCGCGAGGCGCTGGCGGTTGCGCGAGAGCACAAATGTGATGGCCTGATTGCGCTGGGTGGGGGCTCGTCGATCGATTGCGCCAAGGGCACCGCCATCGCAGCAACGCACGAGGGTCCTCTCTCGCGCTACGCCACAATCGAGGGCGGCTCGCCCCTGATCACCGATCGTGTCTGGCCGGTCATCGCGATACCCACCACTGCAGGCACCGGCAGCGAAGTGGCGCGAGGCGCCATCGTGATCGTCGAGGACGGACGCAAACTGGGCTTTCATTCGTGGCACCTGATGCCCAAACTGGCGATTCTCGATCCGGACCTCACGCTCGGCCTGCCGCCGTCCCTGACCGCGGCCACCGGCATGGATGCCATCGCGCATTGCATGGAGGCCTTCATGGCGCCCGCATTCAATCCGCCAGCCGACGGCATCGCCCTCGATGGGCTGGAGCGAGGCTGGGCAAACATTGCGACCGCGACCCTTGATGGCGGAAACGTCGAGGCAAGGCTGCAGATGATGAGCGCGTCGATGCAGGGCGGGCTGGCATTTCAAAAAGGCCTGGGCTGCGTCCATTCGCTCAGCCACAGTCTTGGCGGCGTGAACCCCGGATTGCACCACGGCACCCTCAACGCCATGTTCCTTCCTGCCGTGATCCAGTTCAACGCGCAGGCTGAATCGGTGGTGCGGGAGCGTCGTCTTGAGCGCATGGCGGCAGCCATGGGGCTGGGGCAGATGCAATCGGCCGAGCATGCCGCACACGCACTTGGCGAGACCATCAAGGCCATGAACCGGCAACTCGGCCTGCCCAGCGGGCTCGCGGCCATGGGGGTCGAGATCGGTTGCTTCAACCGCGTGATCGACGGCGCACTGGCCGATCACTGTCACAAGCTGAACCCCCGCCTCGCATCAGCGGACGACTACCGGCACATGCTCCACGCATCCATGTAA
- a CDS encoding LysR family transcriptional regulator, with amino-acid sequence MPSIRTFKTFLAVARHGTFAAAGKEIGLTAAAVGLQIRGLEEELDQVLFDRGPRSVVLNVAGRNIIPEIEELVLRYEALVAGGDSDELSGTVVMGALVSALMGAFADALWSVKREHPQLKVRLFAGMSSDFAYKVEHGEIDAAVVTQSPRSLPTSLIWTPLYTEPMVLIVPRQPHFTLPDTPLDILRRAPFIRFDRHTWTGDLVKDVLSQCKVKACDEMELNSVEAIVEIVRQGFGVSIVPQLTNVHWERDQDLSVIPLPGIEVERRVGLLERTRHGRMRFTAAIKEYFREGGPRVAPRQKLSSRAR; translated from the coding sequence ATGCCTTCCATTCGCACTTTCAAGACCTTTCTCGCTGTGGCCCGCCACGGCACGTTTGCCGCCGCCGGCAAGGAGATCGGCCTGACGGCCGCTGCTGTTGGCCTGCAGATCCGTGGCCTGGAAGAGGAGCTCGATCAGGTGCTGTTCGACCGCGGGCCGCGATCCGTCGTGCTCAACGTGGCGGGGCGCAACATCATTCCGGAGATCGAGGAACTCGTGCTGCGCTACGAAGCGCTGGTCGCCGGGGGCGACAGCGACGAACTGTCGGGCACGGTCGTCATGGGAGCCCTGGTGTCGGCCCTGATGGGCGCCTTCGCCGACGCCCTGTGGAGCGTCAAGCGCGAGCATCCGCAGCTGAAAGTGCGCCTGTTCGCCGGCATGTCGAGCGACTTTGCGTACAAGGTGGAGCACGGCGAGATCGATGCCGCGGTCGTCACCCAGTCGCCCCGATCGCTGCCCACCAGCCTCATCTGGACGCCCCTCTACACCGAGCCGATGGTGCTGATCGTGCCGCGCCAGCCCCATTTCACGCTGCCGGACACGCCACTGGACATCCTGCGCCGTGCCCCCTTCATCCGCTTCGACCGCCATACCTGGACCGGCGATCTGGTCAAGGACGTACTCAGCCAGTGCAAGGTGAAGGCGTGCGACGAGATGGAGCTCAACTCCGTAGAGGCCATTGTCGAGATCGTGCGCCAGGGCTTTGGCGTTTCCATCGTGCCGCAGCTGACCAACGTGCATTGGGAGCGCGACCAGGACCTCAGCGTCATCCCCTTGCCCGGCATCGAAGTCGAGCGGCGGGTAGGTCTGCTCGAGCGCACACGCCATGGCCGCATGCGCTTCACCGCGGCAATCAAGGAATACTTCCGCGAGGGGGGGCCACGTGTCGCCCCGCGTCAGAAATTATCCAGTCGCGCGCGTTGA
- a CDS encoding Fic family protein codes for MPRVTPTEELELIESIVADHPKGLGISAIEANLERRQGSKPNRRTLQRRLQKLIDAQRLTTEGESIALVYKPSADAVARAKSGKVPEADLYVPVSPDAAAIRDRVRLPLMHRKPVGYRREFLDAYRPGATFYLPESLRSQLHEMGHTPVGERPAGTYAREILGRLLVDLSWASSKLEGNTYSRLDTQNLIEFGQIAQGKDAIETQMILNHKAAIEMLVENTDEVGFDVFTFTNLHAVLSQDLMRDPGASGRLRRRPVDISGTVFHPVAMPQVIEDCFTVLLDKAAAIPDPFEQAFFLMVQLPYLQPFEDVNKRVSRIGANIPLIKGNLCPMSFIDVPERAYVEGTLGVYELNQIELLRDVFVWAYERSCQRYLAMTQTMVEPDPLKIKYREALIQAVQAVVKGLQPPTEAVIARLAAQNAQASDEEAFADLLTAAIAHLHEGSVARYRLRRSEYLAWQQVRGED; via the coding sequence ATGCCGCGGGTTACCCCTACTGAAGAACTCGAACTCATCGAGTCCATCGTCGCGGATCACCCGAAGGGGTTGGGTATATCCGCCATCGAGGCAAACCTTGAGCGTCGTCAGGGCTCGAAACCCAACCGTCGAACACTGCAGCGTCGCCTGCAAAAGCTTATCGACGCGCAGCGACTGACGACCGAAGGCGAAAGTATCGCGCTGGTTTATAAGCCGAGCGCTGATGCAGTGGCCCGAGCCAAGAGTGGGAAGGTACCTGAGGCAGACTTGTATGTGCCGGTTTCCCCTGACGCGGCCGCCATTCGGGACCGGGTCAGATTGCCGCTGATGCATCGTAAGCCGGTCGGCTATCGGCGGGAGTTCCTCGACGCCTATCGGCCGGGCGCCACGTTCTATCTGCCCGAGTCACTGCGCAGCCAGCTTCACGAAATGGGACATACCCCAGTCGGCGAACGTCCTGCGGGCACCTATGCCCGCGAAATCCTTGGCCGACTGCTGGTGGATCTGTCCTGGGCCTCCTCCAAACTGGAAGGCAACACCTACAGCCGCCTCGATACCCAGAACCTGATTGAGTTCGGTCAGATCGCGCAGGGCAAGGATGCCATTGAGACGCAGATGATCCTGAATCACAAGGCGGCCATCGAGATGCTCGTCGAGAACACCGACGAGGTGGGCTTCGACGTCTTCACGTTCACGAACCTCCACGCTGTACTCTCGCAAGACTTGATGCGCGACCCGGGCGCCAGCGGCCGGTTGCGCCGGCGGCCGGTGGATATTTCCGGCACGGTGTTTCATCCCGTGGCCATGCCGCAGGTGATCGAAGACTGCTTCACCGTGCTGTTGGACAAGGCCGCCGCCATCCCGGACCCGTTTGAGCAAGCGTTCTTTCTCATGGTGCAGTTGCCCTACCTGCAGCCATTCGAAGACGTGAACAAACGAGTTTCGCGAATCGGTGCCAACATCCCGCTAATCAAGGGCAACCTGTGTCCGATGTCGTTCATCGACGTCCCCGAACGCGCCTACGTTGAAGGAACGCTGGGCGTGTACGAACTGAACCAGATCGAGCTTCTGAGGGACGTGTTCGTCTGGGCCTATGAGCGCTCGTGTCAGCGCTATCTGGCCATGACCCAGACCATGGTCGAGCCTGATCCGCTGAAGATCAAATATCGGGAAGCCTTGATTCAAGCCGTACAAGCCGTTGTCAAGGGCCTGCAACCGCCAACCGAAGCGGTGATCGCTCGACTCGCCGCGCAAAACGCGCAGGCGTCCGACGAGGAAGCCTTCGCAGATCTGCTCACGGCGGCGATTGCGCATTTGCATGAAGGCAGCGTCGCCCGTTATCGTCTGCGCCGTTCGGAGTACCTGGCCTGGCAACAAGTGCGCGGAGAAGACTGA